The following nucleotide sequence is from Drosophila simulans strain w501 chromosome 3L, Prin_Dsim_3.1, whole genome shotgun sequence.
GTCGCAGTCGGGTTGCTTGTCTGTTCGCCTGTAGCGCTAAAGTCTCCATCAtctattacttatttattgaCGCTTTgtaaaagtaaatttaaaaaaatggttTACGTATTCAGTAAGTCGAGGccacacatttatatatatgtacatacgtacaaatatatatttacatattatatatatacgtacCTTGCGTTCATCCCACTCGCAGCTCTTGTGGTGTTAATCTTTCCCGTCTTGTTGTTGGGTGCACCATGGGAAGGCCCACATCCTAAGTCTCAGGTGGAATACATCAGCAACGACAAGAGAGTTGATTCTGGCTTCGCCAACCCCAACATCGTGCCCATCACCAAGCCGTCAGTCGTGACCCAAacagctcctcctccaccgccaAATTCCAAAAACTTCGCATATAGTCCGATGACGCAGACCTGGACCCTTATTGCGCCAGGCGATCCGCTGCCCAATAATGACACCCTCGTCTGGAACCAGAGCAATGACAAATGGCTCACTCGCTAAGCAATGCAACCATCGATGGCTTTGCTTTAATCATTGtgtattaatattaaaataaatataactaattcACTGACCCGGTGTAGGACTTAGCGGTGGTGACGATTGTGACTGGAGGCCACAGACTGACCCTGCTGCCGCAGCCGGCACAACTCGTCGGTACTGTAGTTCAGCTTTCGGGTTGCGTTTTCTGAGAAACGCTCGAACTTGGCCACTAGGTCCATCAGTTGGGTCTTGATCGCCTGCACCTCGGCGTGCACTGCGCTTAGGACATTAGCCTGATTCTTCATCTGTACTGTTTCCTCCGCCTCCTGGCGGAACTGCTGCGGCACATTTGTAGCGGATCGGGGGCGCAAAAGCTCGTGCATGTGAAATAAATTCTGTGGAGCCTTCTTTGTGGTCCCCGTGGCAGGTTCTGGCTTGAGGAAATCCGTGTGGagcggctgctgctgacgcTGTAGACTGCGGCTGAAAATGTTGTAGTTGTTTTCAAACTGGCGGCGTCGGAGGCTCTGGTTTCTGTCGCGCCGTTCGGCCACTAGCTTGTAGACATTTAACTTAATGTCCTCTGGCAACTGATTGTCCCGGGGGTCGTTGGGCCGTATAGTGAACTGAAGTTTGTCCCGGGACGTGCGCAGCAGAGCACTCCTCTTACACAGCTGAATAAGATTGGTAGGCGCACTTCGCAGCAGGCGGGAGAAAAATAGGCTTTCCAAGCGTGACACAAGCTCCGCTTGGCGCACGAGACGATCGAGCGTGGCGCTCACTTGCAAGCCTTGGATGTCGCTTACGGCCAATCCCACCATTAGATTGGTTAAAATTACCGTAACAAGAAGCACGAAGGAGAGAAATATGATGTGAGCGGTGACAGGGAATTTGACTGCATAGTCCCCATAAAAGATGTCTTCAAACTCCAGTTCTCCAGACATCATCGTGATAGACTTCAAAAAGGACCATGTGATGTTCTCAAAGGCAGGATAATCATTGAAGAGCACGGCAAAGCTGAGGCCAAAAGCCACCAGCAGGCATATGTAGGCGAGCAGGAATTTCGCAAAGTTAACGGCCACTAAATATGTACACAAGTAATTTACAGAATACCTTCAAACCTATGATCCAGCATATTTACCCTTTGTAAACATTTGAACATATACGCCAAATATGGGGAATCTTCCCACCAACATCATTAGCTCCAGCCAGACGAGCAATATCACTATAGCTGCCACGTGATGCTGCCACACCGGCACTGCCGTTAAATCGTCAGTTCGCACGGTCTCCGGGGTTACACATAGGAGCACACCGGTTCCAATAGTCCATTGCAGCCAGTTCTCCCAATATTTTGCGTAGCCACGAAGTCCGTGTGCCATTTGAAAGACCTCTTTCCCCAGCAGAATTAGGTTTAGTATGATCACCAGATATCCAATAGTTGAAACGTAACCTGGAGCCACGCACAACTCCTCCTTCTTGCAGCAGCGGACATACACCCAAATTACATAGAAAGTGAAAAGGATCACGAAAAGCGTATGATACGCGAGGCTCATAAGGAAGAACTTCCGAATGCGACGCCACTTTAGAAAGAGGAAAGTTTCGCAAAGCGGGTGCATGAGAATGCGCTTCTGTCCCACTTCTATCAGGGAGAGCAGTAGCTCGGTTTCTCCCCGATCCATCGAAGAACTGGGTACCAAAAGCCGGAAGTCTAGCTTTATCTGACAGTCGACGTCACCGATTTCCTGATCGTTCGCCTTTATCGAACAGTCCAGCTTTTGCATTAGTTTGGGTATGATCTCAGGAGTGCGCCTTACTATAAATGATAGTGCCGATACACGCCCGTCCGTCCTGGCGGTAATATCCGCCCCGTGTTCTGCGAATAAAAATTACCATTTAGTAATGCAAACATCGCTTAACAGATGATACGGGTCCTTGCCTATGAACGTGTACACACAACTGCTAAATTCATTCAGTGCTGCAATGTGCAGCGGTGTATATCCATAGTTGTCTGCCTGTAAGTAATAATCATACATTATTCTAATCGTAAGTAAAAGCTTGTCTCTCCGATTTGATGGAGCCTTTTAAGAATGACGTAAAGAGCCACTGGTGCCTTACACCTTACACGTATGCAACGTATTCTTACAAAAGTCACTGGATTGTATCATTTGATTTATAACATTTGATGAATATTAACATGCTATGCTAGAATCGAACTCATCTCGAGATCGtgcttataaaattatattttatgtattctAGCATTTAAGCGAATGGTAAGTAGCCAGATAAGGATCAATATAagcatttatataaaattcttATCGTTCTCTCACAAGTTGGTTATAGTTATAGTTTTATACTctaactttatttaattaaaataatattccgAAACAACGTTTTTGACGATTTCGTTGACCCTTCCTCATTAAGAAAAGGAAAGCTGTTTATACTAATGTCTTCATTATCATTTACTTTTTAGTAGGAAAGACACATTATATTGAATGATAGTGTTTTGTGACCAGCATTCATAGGAATCTGCCGCCTACCTTGTTTACATCTGCTCCCGCCTTTAGCAAGGCATTGCAGCAATCCAAACTCCGCGACTGCTTAACGATGGCGGCGTGCAACGCGGTTCTACCATCTCGGTAGACGGCGTTCACATTGGCTCCGTAGGATATGAGTAAATCCACGGTGCCGATTGACTGCGAAAGGCAGGCGAGGTGCAATGGCGTCTGATGGCTGGCGTTACGGCAGTCCACTTCAGCACGGTGTTCCAGGAGCAAGCGAGCACATTCTACGTAGTCGTTTTCGGCAGCTGCAATTTGAGGATTTACCAATCCATTATGCAAAGCACTTGTAACCTCCTGGCCCCTACTCACCCAAGTGCAGGGCCGTAACCTTTCCCTCGCCAAACTGCGATCGCACGTCGGCGTTGTGACTGAGAAGAAGCTGGACGCATTTGGCGAATCCTGCGGCGCTGGCGGTGTGCAGGGGAGTTTCGGTGTACACCTGCGGTGTGTTTGGGTCGGCTCCGTACTTCAGCAGGATCTCAACGCAGTCCACGGCGTTTACATCGATGGCATAGTGCAGAGCGGAACGCTTTTCGATCCCAATGTTGATGCTCGCTTTgcgccgcagcaacagcaggatGCATTCAACGCTTTTTGAGCTAATAGGGAGTCCCTTGATTAAAACTACGTGTCTGGTGCTGTGCACATGTGAGGAGCGCAATTAAATGAATGCCCTCTTACCTGGCCGCACAGTGCAGCGACGTGACCTCCTTCCTGGCATCCCAGCGATTGGGGTCAGCGCCGAAGTCGAGCAAAACCTTCGCTATGGGAGCGTTTGCCCGACAGCAGGCGAAATGCAGTGGGGTCCGACCCCTACTGTCCGCCACATTCGGGTCCGCGTTGTAGTGTTTTAGTAAGAAGAGAGTATTCTCAACGCTCCCGAATACCGAGCAGCAGATCAGTGCCAGATTACAGTCAGCAGAGTCGGTCATTAGTTCTATGTGGAGGTTAGTCTGGGATATGTTAGGTACCGTGCTGTGAGGTACTCACCCAGGAAACAGCCGGATTGAACCATGTCCACGACATGCTTTCCGCCTGGAGACTCGTTCAGGGTTTCCTTAATCTCGTCGAGGTCCCAGAGGATCTGATTCTGCTGTTGGCGCGCAAATATTTCGTGCGCCTCGTCGCTGAAAACTCCGGCGCTGTTGGCCTCACTGGAGATGCTCCGCTTGTCCAGGAGCAAGTCTACATCCGCCGTCTGATCGCTTTCCGAGTTCCACTTCAAGTCGTTTTCCttccaaaacaaacaaaggaaTTGCAGGCGGCTGACATGTAGGCCAAGTCGTTTTACTTACAATAATTGAAAAGCGCACGTTCTCCATCTTAACGCCGCCACTTCTGTCTGCGCCGATTTGTTTACACTCCCGTGGCctaaacaacaataaacttTTGGCTGCGGCCGAGTCGGGCGGCTGTTCAGCTGGCTCCGGCTGCTGTTCGGGTCGGCCCACCCTTCTTGTAGGGGTCGACTACTTACACTTACTCGCGGAGATAGGCTGCGATCGCCAAAAAGTCATGGCACGCAAATAATTACCCCAGGCCAATATGTGCGGACACTCAAAATCTCTTGTGCCCCTACTTTGTGTATTGCGGCATGTGTGGCGACGTTCACTTGTGCGATCGGTTTATTTCGATATTTGTTGGAATATCTGCATGTCTGGCGGATTCTTTGCACCGCTGGCAATGGCAATCTGTGCTAATTTTTCACGTTCGCAGCTGCTCCCCCCACGTTCCACCTTCGCAGTTGCCACTGATCCGCCACTGGATACCTTAATTGTGTGCACGACCGACGGCAGCTAAGTTGTACGGCGAACTGAACCGATCGCTCCAGATCTCTGCCTCCAGTGCCAACACTTCGCACTTGTTCATTGCAAGTGTACTTGCCGTACGGACGAGTGAGCGGCTAGCAAAGTGCGTGAATATAAAACAAACTGTTAAATAGCCCGCCAAACAATCTCTAGACGCCAGCCCTGGCACATTGCCATATTCAACTTGAAATACACTATATGTAAGTTAGGGGTAGTATTTCGTTGAGAATGTCTCATACTTCGACATATATCGCTGCCCTGTCATAATTATAGGGATTTTTGCAGTTATTATACACGTTAAACGTAGAGTAAGTGTGTACTAGATCCATTGAAAAGTACCTAGTACCTAGACAGCAGATGTGGCAACGCCCATTTTTACAATCTACCAAACCGCCCAAAAATGCAATACCCACACCTatgaaaagtgttttgtttgttttcttgtcattattttattagtcgCATTGCCAATTGCAAAAAACGGTATACCATCTAATGCACACAAGCTgtccaaaatgttttttttttatatttatttttcctcgGTAACGGGTGTCTCATAGTCGAGAAACTACTATGCGACTTTATCGTTCTCTTCTGCTTTTATTTCCAAAACAGATCAACAGAACATGTAGAGTGCAGATTATAGTTACAAATTCATAGAAGACATAAATTACCCCTCGTTAGAATGTCCCAAGCAATACTGAGTCAGTATACTTTTGCAGTATTTTTTAGgattttttgtatatacaaAATGGACGAAATGAAGTGAAAAACCACtactttaaaattaagtttttagCAATGCCCTTGAAGATCACTAAAATATGATGTCGGCCATCGTTTTTCAACAAACGAGAGCGTGTTCCTGTGTGCTCATCACGATCCGTAACGCCAGCATTCGGGAAGAAATTGTCCCCAAAAAACAGTCTCTGCTGGCTGAGACAAGAAAAACGCCCAGCTGTGCGGGCAGAGCTATAAAAGGGCGCGCAGCCAACGCGCTCTATCCAGTTGAAAAGAGTGCGTTGTAAAGAACAGTCATAAGCAGTCCGCTAAGAGATTAGTAGCAACTACGAAGTGAAGGTGTGTGTATACCATATTCTCAAATTTCTCTTCGTGTCGTCGCAAATAAAAACCTTGTAAAATCATCGAAATGGTGGCGTACTACGACGAGTGCGACGCAGCCGAGAACCCCAAGACCCTGACCGACTGGGTCCGTAACTTCCGCGTTAAGCGCCAGAAAATGCGTCGCAAGTTGAGAGGCGCTGGTAGCGACCTACGCGTGAACGCCATTTTGTCGACGGCCCTGCTCCACGCGGAGCACGAGCTGCGTagaaagcagcaggagcgcTTCAGCCGCTGGCTGGATATTCAAACACGGTTTGTGCCCCACGGCAGAACGCACTGCGCCAGTGACGCGTACTCTGCAGTGGCGACCTCGACCACCAAGGCTGCCGCAGAAGCAGAGGCGGAAAACAATTTATGGAGCAGCGAGCTTAGTAGCCTCGACAGTTTTATGCGTAGCttgagcagcaacaatggcaaccaaagcaccagcaacaacaataacaatgggaGCAACAGTTATACGGGCGCCAGCAATAACCATAACACCAACAATGAGCAGCACAGCTGCGCCATTGCCGTGGCCAGTTAGTTAGACAGAGACGACCGTATGGTGCGCACTTTATGTGTATGCACGGCTGACACACGCatctatataaacaaaatggcgTCAGGATGGGAAGAACAGTTTGGTTTTCAGCTGCCCGTTCGAATCAAATCGTATACCATTGTTCAAATACGTAGCTTTAGCCCTATTTGTCTTCtgttaaaatagttttattacGACAACCAATTTCTCATTTGCAGTCGCAAACATGTGCAAGGCTGTTGTAGATTGTAAAGAAAGAATGAAGGATTGGAAGAGTGTGAGGAGACGCTGAGCAAACGGCCTTCAAATCGAAAGTGGTGTGAGTCATGCTGCCACCAGATATCCATGCGAAAAGCCACCAGGCATTGGTCACGGAGCACACTCGGTTTGTAaataagtatatttttttagttaaatAACGTAACTTAATGAGTGTGGCGAAATAAGAGGTCGCTTACAGGCATTCCAAACGTCACGAAATCGGTcagacaaagaaaaaaaataactcgATATACTTACACAATGCATACACACTTACACATCTACATGTCGCGATGGTGTGTGAGCATGAACGCTCGTGCTATTTTTGTGTACACCAAGTTGAGCTACTTTTGTTGTCCGATGTGTCGAGAAATTCGATTTCGAATTCAATTCGAACGTTCGTCATCGCCACTTCTGCGAGTTACATACGGTTCATATTGAATCACTAGCGCTAGAAAACGGGCAATATTGCAAAGTAAACGAGTGAAAGTCGAAAACAACCCAACTATTAACTGTAAATGTACTTAAAGTAAGCATACAGAACTGATATTTGATAAAAcctaaaataaaactattataattaataactgTTAAAATCAACGTtgcctttatttattattcaccCAGACCAGTCTCAGATTTGTTGCTAGGCAAGCACCAACCCTCTCCCAGTTTGACATAACCCGCACCTATaatgaattttgttttgcagtttcCTGCTCCTCGCACGTTAATGGCAACGATGATGAGGAACGGAACACAAACAAGAAACTACGTCGCAGTGGGTCACTGAATGAATCCGCGTCCCGGTAGCAACAATAGTTCGACTATGGCTGGTACTGGTAAAGAAGAATCCCAAACCCGATCGTCGCAGTGACGATGACGTTGCGTTGTAGAGTTACTGAGTGAGTCTCAACGTCTGTCCGAGTCCCCCCACGTCCAACGCCAGGCACTGAGTTCCGCAAACCAGCCGATGGCCGATTCTACACAGATCGCCGGAGcagggagcagcagcagcaaacacCACCGAGTCTCCTCTGCATGCCAATGCCCATGCAATTCAGTCGCAGCGGACAGAACATTGGGGACAAGGCGGAATGCGCgcggcagcagctccagctcgcATCAGCTTACCTGCGTTTGAAGCTCTCGTTGCCAACCACCGACAATCACCACCTATTCTGCATTGAACGCTTCGCAGCTGCTGATCACCACCCACCCATCCGCACAGATACACGGTATTTGGTATATCAGCTGCGAACAAAATATtgctttttaaacaaaattccaGAGAAAAGAACAGCGGAACAGAACATTTATCATCGAAACGACACTGAGGAACTGCTGTAATCCTTTTGGTTGAACACCTTGTGGGATTGTTATTGTGATAAACAATTGAATGGCAGTCGTCGAGtttttatctttatctttattcGCTCGGTACACTTTCCTGGACTTCTCTTTCACCGTTTATGATTTTGGCAAGCGATTATTGGACCCTTTGCATTCAAATTCCCCATCTTCCTAATCAATAGGCTAGATAAGGCCGCTTAAATCTTTGTAGCTGCATGTCACAGTTGATCGGTTCCTGTGGGTGCATTTGTTTGATGGGATTACTTTGCCGTCTTCAAGTATTCACGGTCTTGAGGGCACCAGACAAGGATCTTCCAAGCAAATTTAAACGGAAGCCGGCGTGAGAGTGTGTAGACTAGGCACGACCAtcacttttcgttttttttttttttagcgttgCATCGC
It contains:
- the LOC6736213 gene encoding uncharacterized protein LOC6736213 — protein: MVYVFTLVVLIFPVLLLGAPWEGPHPKSQVEYISNDKRVDSGFANPNIVPITKPSVVTQTAPPPPPNSKNFAYSPMTQTWTLIAPGDPLPNNDTLVWNQSNDKWLTR
- the LOC6736214 gene encoding transient receptor potential channel pyrexia; amino-acid sequence: MENVRFSIIENDLKWNSESDQTADVDLLLDKRSISSEANSAGVFSDEAHEIFARQQQNQILWDLDEIKETLNESPGGKHVVDMVQSGCFLELMTDSADCNLALICCSVFGSVENTLFLLKHYNADPNVADSRGRTPLHFACCRANAPIAKVLLDFGADPNRWDARKEVTSLHCAASSKSVECILLLLRRKASINIGIEKRSALHYAIDVNAVDCVEILLKYGADPNTPQVYTETPLHTASAAGFAKCVQLLLSHNADVRSQFGEGKVTALHLAAENDYVECARLLLEHRAEVDCRNASHQTPLHLACLSQSIGTVDLLISYGANVNAVYRDGRTALHAAIVKQSRSLDCCNALLKAGADVNKADNYGYTPLHIAALNEFSSCVYTFIEHGADITARTDGRVSALSFIVRRTPEIIPKLMQKLDCSIKANDQEIGDVDCQIKLDFRLLVPSSSMDRGETELLLSLIEVGQKRILMHPLCETFLFLKWRRIRKFFLMSLAYHTLFVILFTFYVIWVYVRCCKKEELCVAPGYVSTIGYLVIILNLILLGKEVFQMAHGLRGYAKYWENWLQWTIGTGVLLCVTPETVRTDDLTAVPVWQHHVAAIVILLVWLELMMLVGRFPIFGVYVQMFTKVAVNFAKFLLAYICLLVAFGLSFAVLFNDYPAFENITWSFLKSITMMSGELEFEDIFYGDYAVKFPVTAHIIFLSFVLLVTVILTNLMVGLAVSDIQGLQVSATLDRLVRQAELVSRLESLFFSRLLRSAPTNLIQLCKRSALLRTSRDKLQFTIRPNDPRDNQLPEDIKLNVYKLVAERRDRNQSLRRRQFENNYNIFSRSLQRQQQPLHTDFLKPEPATGTTKKAPQNLFHMHELLRPRSATNVPQQFRQEAEETVQMKNQANVLSAVHAEVQAIKTQLMDLVAKFERFSENATRKLNYSTDELCRLRQQGQSVASSHNRHHR
- the LOC123327018 gene encoding putative uncharacterized protein DDB_G0281733; this translates as MVAYYDECDAAENPKTLTDWVRNFRVKRQKMRRKLRGAGSDLRVNAILSTALLHAEHELRRKQQERFSRWLDIQTRFVPHGRTHCASDAYSAVATSTTKAAAEAEAENNLWSSELSSLDSFMRSLSSNNGNQSTSNNNNNGSNSYTGASNNHNTNNEQHSCAIAVAS